Proteins from a single region of Sporosarcina sp. P33:
- a CDS encoding DUF951 domain-containing protein — MAEKEFNLHDVVEMKKPHPCGTNAWKIIRMGADIRIKCEGCGHSVMIPRNEFAKKMKKVLLKNES; from the coding sequence ATGGCGGAGAAAGAGTTTAATTTGCATGATGTAGTAGAGATGAAAAAACCGCATCCCTGCGGAACAAATGCCTGGAAGATTATACGTATGGGGGCGGATATCCGAATCAAATGTGAGGGCTGCGGACACAGTGTAATGATTCCGCGGAATGAATTTGCTAAGAAGATGAAAAAGGTTCTGCTGAAGAACGAGTCTTGA
- a CDS encoding ParA family protein, with protein MGKIIAIANQKGGVGKTTTSVNLSACLAHIGKKVLLIDSDPQGNATSGVGVNKGDVQDCIYNMLIDDVPVRDIILTTNIENLDIIPATISLAGAEIELVSTISREVRMKHAIQDIKDDYDYVIIDCPPSLGLLTLNALTASDSIIIPVQCEYYALEGLSQLLSTIRLVQKHLNESLYIDGVLLTMFDARTNLGIQVIEEVKKYFQDKVYHTIIPRNVRLSEAPSHGKPIILYDSRSKGAEVYLELAKEVVENE; from the coding sequence GTGGGTAAGATTATCGCCATAGCAAATCAAAAGGGAGGAGTCGGCAAAACAACGACTTCTGTAAACTTAAGCGCATGCCTTGCCCATATAGGCAAAAAAGTGCTTTTAATTGACTCGGATCCACAAGGGAATGCGACAAGTGGAGTCGGTGTTAACAAAGGTGACGTACAAGACTGCATCTATAATATGCTGATTGACGATGTGCCTGTACGGGATATTATCCTGACAACCAACATTGAAAACCTCGATATTATTCCTGCAACCATTTCATTGGCAGGAGCTGAAATCGAACTGGTTTCCACTATTTCACGTGAGGTCCGGATGAAACACGCGATACAGGATATTAAGGATGACTATGATTATGTCATTATTGATTGTCCGCCTTCACTTGGTCTGTTGACGCTGAATGCCCTGACAGCTTCTGACTCCATTATTATTCCGGTTCAGTGCGAATATTACGCGCTGGAAGGTCTAAGCCAGCTGTTGAGCACCATTCGTCTCGTCCAAAAACACTTGAATGAATCACTTTATATTGACGGTGTATTATTGACAATGTTTGATGCGAGAACGAATTTAGGAATTCAAGTAATTGAAGAAGTGAAGAAGTATTTCCAGGACAAAGTGTATCACACCATTATTCCGCGTAATGTCCGTCTGAGCGAAGCACCCAGTCATGGAAAGCCAATTATCTTATATGATTCCCGATCCAAAGGCGCAGAAGTTTATTTAGAGTTGGCAAAGGAAGTGGTGGAGAATGAGTAA
- the ychF gene encoding redox-regulated ATPase YchF has product MALTAGIVGLPNVGKSTLFNAITKAGAEAANYPFCTIDPNVGIVEVPDERLDKLTELVTPKKTVPTAFEFTDIAGIVEGASKGEGLGNKFLSHIREVDAICQVVRCFEDENITHVSGKVNPIDDIEIINLELILADMESVEKRLARVSKMAKQKDKAAMVEEPVLIKLRDAFENEMAARSVELTDDEYQVVKGMHLLTIKPMLYVANVSEDEIADADNNPYVQQVRDFAEKDNAEVIVVCAKIEEEMAELEDDEKEMFLEELGIKESGLDQLIKATYNLLGLATYFTAGVQEVRAWTFIKGMKAPQCAGIIHTDFERGFIRAETVAYDDLVEYGSMTAAKEAGKVRLEGKEYIVKDGDVMLFRFNV; this is encoded by the coding sequence ATGGCGTTGACAGCCGGAATAGTGGGTCTTCCGAACGTGGGAAAATCAACTTTATTTAATGCAATTACAAAGGCAGGAGCGGAGGCGGCGAATTACCCGTTCTGTACGATTGACCCGAACGTAGGAATCGTTGAAGTGCCGGACGAGCGTTTAGATAAGCTGACGGAACTGGTTACACCGAAAAAAACTGTACCGACGGCATTTGAATTTACGGACATTGCCGGAATCGTAGAGGGCGCGAGTAAAGGTGAGGGGCTCGGTAACAAATTCCTTTCACATATTCGTGAAGTGGATGCTATTTGTCAGGTAGTTCGCTGTTTCGAAGACGAAAACATTACACACGTGTCCGGTAAAGTAAATCCGATCGATGATATTGAAATCATCAATCTGGAACTGATCCTTGCTGATATGGAAAGCGTTGAAAAACGTTTGGCGCGCGTATCGAAAATGGCTAAACAAAAGGACAAAGCTGCGATGGTTGAAGAACCTGTCCTAATCAAACTGCGCGATGCATTTGAAAATGAAATGGCGGCACGTTCTGTTGAACTGACGGATGATGAATATCAGGTAGTCAAAGGCATGCACTTGCTGACGATCAAGCCGATGCTCTACGTGGCGAATGTTTCGGAAGATGAAATTGCAGACGCCGATAATAATCCGTATGTGCAGCAAGTGCGCGACTTTGCGGAGAAGGACAATGCAGAAGTAATCGTAGTCTGTGCAAAGATCGAAGAAGAGATGGCTGAGCTGGAGGATGACGAAAAGGAAATGTTCCTTGAAGAGCTTGGCATCAAGGAATCAGGTCTTGATCAGTTAATCAAAGCAACATATAACTTGCTTGGACTGGCGACGTACTTCACGGCAGGCGTGCAGGAAGTGCGCGCATGGACATTCATCAAAGGCATGAAAGCGCCGCAATGTGCCGGCATCATCCACACAGACTTCGAACGCGGATTCATCCGTGCCGAGACAGTGGCGTACGATGATCTGGTAGAGTATGGTTCTATGACAGCTGCGAAAGAGGCAGGTAAAGTTCGACTGGAAGGTAAGGAATACATCGTTAAAGACGGGGACGTTATGCTGTTCCGTTTCAACGTATAA
- a CDS encoding mechanosensitive ion channel family protein — protein MAVNTKEDVKENLKFIEELVQQMRDTLLDTRFWIDTGFFAIRIVLIVVVAGIVVKVGQMLIRRFFAIKLKSPMRKSERREKTIIKLLENALKYIVYFSAILAILTEFHIDAKGLLAGAGVLGLAVGFGAQSLVKDVISGFFIIFEDQFGVGDYVRINSGEGTVMEIGLRTTKIALYGGELYTVPNGQIGEVINFSVTNSMVLLDLALSYETDIDHAEELIKDFLKKLPKDRYAEVIGIPEVLGVQSMEPSRILLRIAAETEPVANFGVGRKLRQDLKKFMDQNGIEMPYPRMVIHKENMEGNSYDGGERV, from the coding sequence ATGGCTGTTAATACAAAAGAAGATGTGAAAGAAAATCTGAAATTCATCGAGGAATTAGTTCAACAGATGAGAGATACTTTACTTGATACAAGGTTTTGGATTGATACTGGTTTCTTTGCCATTCGAATCGTTTTAATTGTTGTGGTGGCAGGCATCGTAGTGAAAGTCGGACAAATGCTGATTCGCCGATTTTTTGCCATTAAATTAAAGAGTCCAATGCGCAAGTCGGAGAGACGCGAGAAGACGATTATTAAACTTCTGGAGAATGCCCTTAAGTACATCGTCTATTTCTCTGCCATACTGGCCATTTTGACGGAATTTCATATAGACGCAAAAGGATTACTAGCCGGTGCTGGTGTACTCGGTCTGGCTGTCGGCTTCGGTGCGCAGAGTCTGGTCAAGGATGTCATCTCGGGATTTTTCATTATTTTTGAGGATCAGTTTGGGGTAGGAGATTATGTGCGCATTAATTCTGGTGAAGGCACAGTGATGGAAATTGGTCTTCGTACAACAAAGATTGCACTGTACGGCGGAGAATTGTACACGGTGCCGAATGGACAAATTGGTGAAGTCATTAACTTTTCTGTCACCAATTCCATGGTCTTACTGGATCTTGCACTGTCCTATGAGACAGACATTGATCATGCGGAAGAATTAATTAAAGACTTCCTGAAAAAACTGCCGAAAGACCGCTATGCTGAAGTTATTGGAATTCCTGAAGTGCTGGGCGTGCAAAGCATGGAACCGTCAAGGATATTACTTCGTATCGCGGCAGAAACGGAACCGGTCGCAAACTTTGGAGTAGGCCGGAAACTGCGGCAGGACTTGAAAAAATTCATGGATCAGAACGGAATAGAAATGCCTTATCCAAGAATGGTCATCCACAAAGAGAATATGGAGGGGAATTCATATGATGGCGGAGAAAGAGTTTAA
- the rsmG gene encoding 16S rRNA (guanine(527)-N(7))-methyltransferase RsmG, with the protein MTEEQFYDALRQNGIELSNTQKQQFKRYFEVLVEWNEKMNLTAITDAPSVYLKHFYDSITSAFYVDFTSVESVCDVGAGAGFPSIPLKICYPHLHVTIVDSLNKRITFLNHLASELKLEKVAFIHARAEEFGRNPKYREQFDVVTARAVARLSVLSELCIPLAKQGGLFVSMKGAAAAEELQDASRAVKLLGAVLQDEHEFLLPEENSERHIFVFEKKKQTPKKYPRKPGVPNKTPITAD; encoded by the coding sequence ATGACAGAAGAACAGTTTTATGACGCACTGCGGCAGAATGGCATTGAATTGTCCAATACACAAAAGCAACAGTTCAAGCGCTATTTTGAAGTGCTGGTAGAGTGGAATGAAAAGATGAACCTGACGGCGATTACGGATGCACCATCTGTATACCTAAAGCACTTTTATGATTCCATAACAAGTGCGTTCTACGTGGACTTCACATCTGTAGAGTCTGTTTGTGACGTAGGGGCAGGTGCAGGTTTTCCGAGCATCCCGCTGAAGATTTGCTACCCGCATCTTCACGTAACGATTGTTGATTCATTGAATAAGCGCATTACATTTTTAAACCACTTAGCCAGTGAATTAAAGCTTGAAAAAGTGGCATTCATCCACGCGAGAGCAGAGGAGTTCGGCCGTAATCCAAAATACCGTGAACAGTTTGACGTAGTTACAGCACGTGCAGTAGCACGCTTGTCTGTGTTGTCTGAACTGTGTATCCCACTTGCCAAGCAAGGCGGATTGTTTGTATCCATGAAAGGCGCAGCTGCTGCGGAAGAATTACAGGATGCATCAAGAGCGGTTAAGTTGCTGGGGGCAGTATTACAGGACGAGCATGAGTTTCTGCTGCCGGAAGAAAATAGTGAACGTCACATCTTTGTATTTGAAAAGAAAAAGCAGACACCGAAGAAATACCCAAGAAAGCCAGGAGTACCGAACAAAACACCGATTACAGCGGATTGA
- a CDS encoding ParB/RepB/Spo0J family partition protein, whose translation MSKGLGKGLNALFPRESLEKVELLRLKSIKANPYQPRKEFDDESLAELSESIKEHGVLQPIIVRSVGTQYEIVVGERRYRASELAGKKEIPAVVRDLTDEQSMEMAILENLQREDLSPIEVAEAYQNLMESLELTQEQLAFRLGKSRPHIANHIRLLALPEKVLKDISQGILSMGHGRTLLGLRKKEQILTVAEKVKTEGLNVRQLEKLVQRLNEDVPRETKKEKKKDIFIEAQETTLRVQFGTNVTIKKTKKKGKIEIEFHSDEDFERILELLNTER comes from the coding sequence ATGAGTAAAGGTCTGGGTAAAGGTCTAAATGCATTATTTCCCCGTGAATCATTGGAAAAGGTAGAACTGTTACGTCTGAAAAGCATTAAAGCGAATCCTTATCAGCCCCGAAAAGAATTTGACGATGAATCACTTGCTGAACTGAGTGAGTCCATTAAAGAACACGGCGTTCTGCAGCCAATCATTGTCCGCAGCGTTGGAACTCAATACGAAATCGTCGTAGGGGAAAGAAGATATCGCGCTTCTGAATTAGCAGGCAAAAAAGAAATCCCGGCTGTTGTGCGTGATCTGACAGATGAGCAGTCCATGGAAATGGCTATTCTGGAAAATCTGCAGCGTGAAGACTTATCACCAATTGAAGTGGCGGAAGCATACCAGAACCTAATGGAAAGCCTGGAGCTTACGCAGGAGCAGCTGGCCTTCCGTCTAGGGAAGAGCCGTCCGCATATTGCCAACCATATTCGCCTTCTGGCTTTGCCGGAGAAAGTCCTAAAAGACATTTCCCAAGGAATATTGTCTATGGGGCATGGCCGGACATTGCTGGGTCTTCGTAAGAAGGAGCAAATACTGACAGTTGCTGAAAAGGTCAAGACGGAAGGGTTAAACGTTCGTCAGTTGGAAAAATTAGTGCAGCGATTGAATGAAGACGTTCCACGTGAAACAAAAAAAGAAAAGAAAAAGGATATATTCATTGAAGCGCAGGAAACTACACTTCGTGTACAGTTCGGTACTAATGTAACCATCAAGAAGACAAAGAAAAAAGGCAAAATTGAAATTGAATTTCACTCTGATGAGGACTTTGAACGAATCCTTGAATTATTAAACACTGAGCGATAA
- a CDS encoding DUF3267 domain-containing protein: MEEQQPAVVELDLQKIAKQSLWLTFIPLIILLAIRFLLQGELLLSFSFWYVVYALVGYIVLIVIHEFFHLLGFRMFCSVPWKNMAYGVNLKMGVAYATADQLMDNKGIRKALLLPFWMTGVLPAVIALYLNDGVLLLLSAMLIGGAAGDFAMYKELKKFPDHAMVKDDPEQPKLYVYPAD; encoded by the coding sequence ATGGAGGAACAGCAGCCTGCAGTTGTCGAACTTGATCTGCAGAAGATCGCTAAGCAAAGTCTTTGGCTGACTTTTATTCCGCTGATCATACTTTTGGCAATTCGTTTCTTACTGCAGGGCGAATTACTATTGTCTTTTTCATTTTGGTATGTCGTTTATGCTCTCGTCGGATACATCGTTCTAATTGTGATTCATGAATTTTTTCATTTGCTCGGTTTTCGCATGTTCTGCAGCGTTCCATGGAAGAACATGGCGTATGGCGTTAATTTAAAAATGGGCGTTGCGTATGCGACGGCAGACCAGCTGATGGACAATAAAGGAATCCGCAAAGCGCTGCTCTTGCCGTTTTGGATGACGGGTGTGCTTCCAGCTGTTATTGCGCTCTATCTCAACGACGGGGTACTGCTGTTGCTCAGTGCCATGCTCATTGGCGGAGCCGCCGGAGACTTTGCGATGTATAAGGAACTGAAGAAATTCCCAGACCATGCCATGGTGAAAGACGACCCGGAACAGCCGAAGCTGTATGTTTATCCTGCAGATTGA
- the yyaC gene encoding spore protease YyaC, with translation MHKAEASSYHYRISSKESGVVWKLSSYFIQHIPFKQQPIIFYCIGTDRSTGDALGPLTGSYLSEMSLFPYTVVGTLQDPLHALNLRQRIEQTSTLYPDAFIVAIDACLSKKDAVGDLLFHSGPIAPGKAVGKELPPVGDVSIKGIVNIGGFMEQAVLQSTRLHLPFEMSRLIGRALQLAHHRKPSDDIHNRYDHRNYPNPWNEVGYPDFRQAD, from the coding sequence ATGCATAAAGCCGAAGCCTCTTCTTATCATTACCGTATTTCCAGTAAAGAATCTGGTGTGGTGTGGAAATTAAGTTCCTACTTCATACAGCACATTCCGTTCAAGCAGCAACCGATTATTTTCTATTGTATTGGCACGGACCGATCAACAGGTGATGCTCTGGGTCCATTGACTGGCTCATACCTGTCAGAGATGAGCCTCTTCCCTTACACCGTCGTCGGCACATTACAGGACCCGCTTCATGCGTTAAATTTGCGGCAGCGGATTGAGCAGACCAGCACGCTTTATCCCGATGCATTCATTGTAGCTATAGATGCCTGCCTCAGCAAAAAGGACGCAGTCGGTGATCTATTGTTTCACAGCGGTCCGATTGCACCGGGTAAAGCTGTTGGCAAGGAACTGCCGCCTGTAGGTGATGTATCCATCAAAGGCATTGTAAATATTGGCGGTTTCATGGAACAGGCCGTCCTGCAAAGCACACGTCTGCATCTGCCGTTTGAAATGAGCCGCCTGATTGGCCGTGCCTTGCAGCTGGCGCATCACCGAAAACCGTCAGATGATATACACAATCGTTACGATCACCGCAACTATCCCAATCCCTGGAATGAAGTTGGCTACCCTGATTTTCGTCAAGCCGATTAA
- the noc gene encoding nucleoid occlusion protein, with amino-acid sequence MKNTFSRFFGGGEKLSTIEEVNVHHPENIAQVAIDSITPNQYQPRSIFNEEKIEELARTIHTHGVIQPIVIRTKSDGSYEIIAGERRYRAMRKLGWTEVPAIVRDLDDKETASIALIENLQREELTAIEEAHAYERLLDLHELTQEALAQRLGKGQSTIANKMRLLKLPEEVQKAILQKEISERHARALLPLKEAALQVEVLEEIKENQYNVKALESRIREIMYPVEATEKVQPLRRRGPRQKAVSKDVRIAVNTLRESLKLMAKSGIEVESEEVDSEEFYTITVKICKK; translated from the coding sequence TTGAAAAATACTTTTTCGCGCTTTTTTGGTGGGGGAGAGAAGTTGAGTACTATAGAGGAAGTAAATGTTCATCATCCGGAAAACATAGCACAAGTTGCAATTGATTCGATTACACCGAACCAATATCAGCCACGCTCAATTTTTAATGAAGAAAAAATTGAAGAACTAGCCAGAACCATTCATACACACGGTGTTATTCAGCCGATTGTTATTCGTACTAAAAGTGACGGTTCATACGAAATAATTGCAGGTGAACGAAGGTACCGTGCAATGCGTAAGCTTGGCTGGACTGAAGTGCCAGCAATTGTCCGGGATTTGGACGATAAAGAAACAGCCTCCATTGCATTGATCGAGAACTTGCAGCGGGAGGAATTGACGGCAATCGAAGAAGCGCATGCTTATGAGCGCTTATTGGACTTGCACGAATTGACGCAGGAAGCATTAGCTCAACGGCTTGGCAAAGGTCAGTCTACTATCGCAAACAAAATGCGTCTGCTGAAGCTGCCTGAAGAAGTGCAGAAAGCCATCTTGCAAAAAGAGATTTCAGAACGCCATGCACGTGCACTGTTGCCGCTGAAAGAAGCCGCACTCCAAGTTGAAGTACTGGAAGAAATAAAAGAGAATCAATATAACGTCAAAGCACTGGAATCACGGATTAGAGAGATTATGTATCCGGTTGAGGCAACCGAGAAGGTGCAGCCGCTCAGACGGCGCGGACCGCGACAAAAAGCCGTGAGCAAGGACGTCCGGATTGCAGTGAATACGTTACGTGAATCGCTCAAGCTAATGGCAAAGAGCGGAATTGAAGTAGAATCAGAAGAAGTGGATTCAGAAGAATTCTACACAATCACAGTGAAAATATGTAAAAAGTAA
- the mnmG gene encoding tRNA uridine-5-carboxymethylaminomethyl(34) synthesis enzyme MnmG, with protein sequence MPQFEAGTFDCIVIGAGHAGAEAAYAAAKMGASTVVLTMNLDMIAFMPCNPSLGGPAKGIVVREIDALGGLMAKVIDKTHIQMRLLNTGKGPAVRALRAQADKVLYQQEMKRVLEEQPNLTLRQAVVERLIVEDNEVKGVVTQIGAIFRAKTVIITTGTFLRGEVIIGDLKYSSGPNNQMPSIKLADHLQELGLQTVRFKTGTPPRINSKTIDYSKTEIQPGDDVPRSFSYETTEFIMDQLPCWLTYTTPETHEIINDNLHLSPMYSGVIKGKGPSYCPSIEDKIVRFADKSRHQIFLEPEGRNTREVYVQGLSTSLPEHIQHRLIASVPGLEKAEMMRAGYAIEYDSIIATQLWPTLETKQIKNLYTAGQINGTSGYEEAAAQGLMAGINAACNVLGKEEVVLDRSDAYIGVLVDDLVTKGTSEPYRLLTSRAEYRLLLRHDNADMRLTEIGYQNGMISEERYEKFLAKKAQIAAEIEHLRKTTVKPSESIQEIIAEADGAALREPMKAADLLKRPEMKYSELRKVVPPLEDINEEVAEQVEIFIKYEGYIEKSMQQVARMKKMENKRIPENIDYDAISGIAKEAKANLKAVQPLSIAQASRISGVNPADISILLVYIEQGKIAKVSG encoded by the coding sequence ATGCCACAATTTGAAGCAGGCACGTTCGATTGTATCGTCATCGGAGCTGGACATGCAGGCGCAGAAGCAGCCTATGCAGCAGCCAAGATGGGCGCATCGACAGTAGTACTTACAATGAATTTAGATATGATTGCTTTTATGCCTTGTAATCCATCACTGGGAGGGCCCGCAAAAGGCATCGTCGTACGTGAAATTGATGCACTTGGCGGCCTAATGGCAAAAGTAATTGACAAAACGCATATTCAAATGCGTTTATTGAACACAGGAAAAGGCCCGGCAGTACGTGCGCTGCGTGCGCAGGCTGACAAAGTGCTGTATCAGCAGGAAATGAAGCGGGTATTAGAAGAACAGCCGAATTTGACACTTCGCCAGGCAGTCGTAGAACGTTTAATCGTTGAGGACAATGAAGTCAAAGGTGTCGTCACGCAAATCGGTGCAATATTCCGTGCGAAGACCGTCATTATCACAACAGGCACATTTTTACGCGGGGAAGTTATTATTGGTGACTTGAAGTACTCAAGCGGTCCTAATAACCAAATGCCGTCCATCAAACTGGCGGATCACCTTCAGGAACTTGGTCTGCAGACGGTGCGTTTCAAAACGGGAACACCGCCGCGCATCAACAGCAAGACTATCGATTACAGTAAAACGGAAATTCAGCCGGGCGACGATGTACCGCGTTCATTCAGCTATGAAACGACGGAGTTCATCATGGATCAACTGCCTTGCTGGTTAACGTATACAACACCGGAAACACACGAAATTATCAATGACAATCTTCATTTATCTCCGATGTACTCGGGTGTCATTAAGGGGAAAGGACCCAGCTATTGTCCATCCATCGAAGATAAGATTGTCCGTTTTGCAGACAAGTCACGGCATCAGATTTTCTTGGAGCCGGAAGGCCGCAATACGCGTGAAGTGTACGTACAGGGATTGTCAACAAGTCTCCCTGAACATATACAGCACCGCCTGATTGCCAGCGTCCCGGGTCTTGAGAAGGCTGAAATGATGCGTGCCGGCTACGCGATTGAGTATGATTCCATCATCGCAACACAGCTATGGCCGACGCTGGAAACGAAGCAGATTAAAAACTTGTACACTGCCGGCCAGATTAACGGCACTTCCGGATATGAGGAAGCGGCGGCACAAGGTTTGATGGCGGGAATTAACGCAGCATGCAATGTTCTCGGCAAGGAAGAAGTCGTGCTTGACCGCAGCGATGCATATATCGGCGTGCTCGTTGACGATCTGGTTACTAAAGGTACAAGTGAGCCATATCGTTTGCTGACTTCAAGAGCGGAGTATCGTCTGTTGCTGCGTCATGACAATGCTGACATGCGGCTGACGGAAATCGGTTATCAAAATGGCATGATCAGTGAAGAGCGTTATGAAAAGTTCCTTGCAAAGAAAGCACAAATTGCTGCCGAAATTGAACATTTACGCAAGACAACTGTCAAACCGTCAGAATCGATTCAGGAAATCATCGCTGAAGCGGACGGTGCAGCACTTCGTGAACCAATGAAAGCAGCTGATCTGCTGAAACGCCCAGAAATGAAGTACAGCGAATTACGTAAAGTTGTTCCACCTCTTGAAGACATCAATGAAGAAGTAGCGGAACAGGTGGAGATTTTCATTAAGTATGAAGGATATATCGAAAAATCCATGCAGCAGGTAGCAAGAATGAAAAAGATGGAGAACAAGCGGATTCCGGAAAACATCGATTACGATGCAATTTCAGGCATTGCAAAAGAAGCAAAGGCAAATCTTAAAGCAGTCCAGCCTTTGTCTATTGCACAGGCATCGCGTATTTCAGGGGTCAATCCGGCAGACATCTCCATTTTGCTTGTCTATATAGAGCAAGGAAAAATTGCGAAAGTATCCGGTTAA
- the rpsF gene encoding 30S ribosomal protein S6, with protein sequence MRKYEIMYIMRPTLEEDAKKALIERFDNVLTSNGAEIIESKEWGKRRLAYEIDDLREGYYQLVTANAGAEAIDEFTRLANINEGIIRHMTTRVDA encoded by the coding sequence ATGAGAAAGTACGAAATTATGTACATTATGCGCCCAACTCTAGAGGAAGACGCGAAAAAAGCGTTGATTGAACGCTTTGATAACGTCTTAACTTCAAACGGAGCGGAAATCATCGAGTCGAAAGAGTGGGGCAAGCGCCGTCTTGCTTACGAAATCGACGACTTACGTGAAGGTTACTACCAATTAGTAACTGCAAACGCTGGTGCTGAAGCAATCGATGAATTTACACGTCTTGCAAACATCAACGAAGGTATCATTCGTCATATGACAACTCGCGTAGACGCGTAA
- a CDS encoding DUF554 domain-containing protein, which produces MILFGSLFNVLTIIVGTLIGRFLYGIPERMKETIMYGIGMAVVAIGLQMTFETTQIVIVILSIVIGAILGEWIDLDKKVNQLGRWIERKLPAKKEGPGIAQGFVTATLFFCVGSMAIIGAIDSGLRNDHNVLIMKGILDGFTSIIFSSTLGIGVAFATVPLLIYQGGITFLATIISRFVPDGLMELFISEMTATGGLMIAAIGLNLIGLTKIRVANFIPGIGIVAVIVTIVYII; this is translated from the coding sequence ATGATACTATTTGGTTCACTGTTTAACGTATTGACAATTATAGTCGGTACATTGATTGGAAGGTTTCTGTATGGAATTCCGGAACGAATGAAAGAAACCATTATGTACGGAATTGGAATGGCCGTTGTGGCAATTGGTTTACAAATGACATTTGAAACAACACAAATAGTCATTGTGATCCTGAGTATTGTCATAGGGGCAATCCTGGGAGAATGGATTGACCTGGATAAAAAGGTTAACCAATTAGGACGATGGATTGAGAGAAAGCTGCCTGCAAAAAAAGAAGGGCCAGGAATTGCACAGGGATTCGTTACGGCTACGTTATTCTTTTGCGTAGGATCTATGGCAATTATCGGAGCTATTGATAGCGGGCTCCGTAATGATCACAATGTGTTAATAATGAAAGGGATATTGGATGGTTTTACTTCCATCATCTTTAGTTCCACATTAGGCATTGGCGTAGCGTTTGCAACTGTTCCTCTATTGATTTACCAAGGAGGCATCACCTTTTTGGCCACCATCATCAGCCGGTTTGTTCCAGACGGGCTGATGGAGTTATTCATTTCCGAAATGACTGCAACAGGCGGCCTGATGATTGCCGCCATCGGTCTAAACTTAATCGGCTTGACGAAAATCAGGGTAGCCAACTTCATTCCAGGGATTGGGATAGTTGCGGTGATCGTAACGATTGTGTATATCATCTGA